From Bacteroidota bacterium, one genomic window encodes:
- a CDS encoding gliding motility-associated C-terminal domain-containing protein, protein MKYFSRLILSYVLVFSAIAVKAQHATNCPGVPGACGYNATNSTARSSGHQNTQDGNNTLGNTFMLSKCGLNYISISQRLGQRFTPIGIPQPAPYTISGLQTCDTIEKAYLYVEGSGTGAAQTVTIQPPAGGPQNFPLTVIGSGPDKCWGYQGTYTYRADVTSIISGNGTYNLSNVFTNPPTAGEDMDGATLIVIYSNRTQPWQGTLVIDDGCIEVSGGVANYNMNFPPVCGATTNATAFICVGDIQFSVTSLTMNGTPATFAWDWWNYVSVPTTVNAAQTTSNFNLNTGGDCFNLCVAGLYWQTTTCSVCPSGSNLISLSASSNPATCGNCDGSATITPTPAGSYTYSWSPSGGSAATATNLCSGTYTVTVGGGCIASTQTVSVGNSANLSATAAVNSVTCFGNNDGTATVTPTGGTGPYTYNWSPSGGNGPTASGLSPGTYTCVVTDATPCTYNEVVVITQPPSMALTFTSTSPVCNGQSTGTAIVYTSGGNPTYNYLWSPAGGTNDTATGLAAGTYTVNVTDANGCSASQTFTLTDPPVLLNTMTTFPVGCTGPGSATANPSGGSSPYTYLWTDGSTSATDLNLSVGTYTVTITDANGCSIIDTAVITSVNPISIASSQTNITCNGNFDGTATAIPSGGTGPYTFFWSPTGGNNQTATNLAAGQYTCTITDANGCNATQIFMIIEPPAITSTLNVLNVSCFGNADGSASMVVNGGSPPYSYTWSPSGGPGPTSNGLPAGSYTVTATDTSGCAAIQTFQVTQPTQLNVTMTPDSICPGGNATVTANANGGVGPYFYSWADGGNGSSHSVNPVVSTTYTVSVTDANGCIQTGTASVILNSPPIVSFTTNAVNGVFSLSAGNLCVTDNTTGAVQWSWNFNNTDTSTSQNPCMALTASNVGSYCIALTATNAAGCTSSDSTCIEVTNVSYSIPNVFTPNGDGNNDLWFITNSGMKTVHVDIYDRWGALVYVWEGPTGGWNGMAKNGKEATDGVYYFTAHMIDDTDKIYNEKGFIHLIRGN, encoded by the coding sequence ATGAAATATTTTTCCAGATTAATTCTGAGTTACGTTTTAGTTTTTTCTGCAATTGCAGTTAAAGCACAGCACGCAACCAACTGTCCTGGTGTACCCGGAGCATGTGGCTACAATGCAACCAATTCTACTGCAAGAAGCAGTGGCCACCAGAATACGCAGGATGGAAACAACACGCTTGGAAATACTTTCATGCTTTCCAAATGCGGATTGAATTATATTTCTATTTCGCAGCGACTCGGCCAACGATTTACACCGATCGGAATTCCGCAACCAGCTCCTTACACTATCAGCGGATTACAAACCTGCGATACCATTGAAAAAGCTTACCTGTACGTGGAAGGTTCCGGAACTGGCGCTGCGCAAACAGTAACGATACAACCTCCTGCCGGTGGCCCACAGAATTTTCCATTGACAGTTATCGGTAGCGGCCCCGACAAATGCTGGGGATACCAGGGAACTTACACTTATCGCGCAGATGTTACTTCTATCATCAGCGGAAACGGAACTTATAATCTCAGCAACGTATTTACAAATCCACCGACTGCAGGAGAAGATATGGATGGTGCAACGCTCATCGTGATCTACAGTAATCGTACACAACCGTGGCAGGGAACTCTCGTCATTGATGACGGATGTATTGAAGTGAGTGGAGGAGTTGCAAATTACAATATGAATTTTCCGCCAGTATGTGGTGCAACAACAAATGCAACTGCTTTCATCTGCGTTGGCGATATTCAATTCTCGGTAACATCGCTGACCATGAACGGAACGCCTGCAACATTTGCATGGGACTGGTGGAATTATGTTTCAGTTCCAACCACCGTTAACGCTGCGCAAACTACTTCCAATTTTAATCTCAACACCGGTGGAGATTGTTTCAATCTTTGCGTTGCAGGGTTGTATTGGCAGACAACCACATGTTCTGTTTGTCCGAGCGGAAGCAATCTTATTTCGCTCAGCGCAAGTTCAAATCCGGCGACGTGCGGAAACTGCGATGGATCTGCAACGATCACTCCTACTCCTGCGGGATCTTACACGTACAGTTGGTCACCGAGTGGCGGCAGCGCTGCTACAGCAACTAATCTTTGTTCCGGAACTTACACGGTAACTGTTGGTGGAGGATGTATTGCTTCAACACAAACTGTTTCTGTTGGAAATTCCGCGAATCTTTCTGCAACTGCTGCTGTGAATAGTGTAACATGTTTTGGTAACAACGATGGAACAGCAACTGTTACACCAACGGGAGGAACTGGTCCTTACACTTACAATTGGTCACCATCAGGTGGAAACGGCCCTACTGCTTCCGGACTTTCTCCTGGAACTTACACTTGTGTTGTTACTGATGCAACACCATGCACATACAATGAAGTTGTGGTGATCACACAACCTCCATCGATGGCTTTGACTTTCACTTCAACATCACCGGTGTGCAACGGACAATCAACAGGCACTGCAATTGTTTACACGAGTGGCGGAAATCCGACATACAATTATCTCTGGAGTCCTGCCGGAGGAACGAATGATACAGCAACAGGATTAGCTGCCGGAACTTACACCGTGAATGTGACCGATGCAAATGGATGCAGCGCTTCTCAAACTTTTACGCTTACAGATCCTCCGGTGCTTCTGAATACCATGACCACTTTCCCTGTTGGATGTACGGGTCCAGGAAGTGCAACTGCAAATCCGAGTGGAGGAAGTTCGCCTTACACTTATTTGTGGACCGATGGAAGTACGAGTGCAACTGATCTCAATCTTTCTGTTGGAACTTATACCGTAACAATTACTGATGCGAATGGATGTTCGATCATTGACACTGCTGTGATCACTTCTGTAAATCCGATTTCCATTGCATCAAGCCAAACCAATATTACATGCAACGGAAATTTTGACGGAACAGCAACTGCAATTCCTTCCGGAGGAACCGGCCCATACACTTTCTTCTGGTCTCCAACGGGAGGAAATAACCAGACCGCAACGAATCTTGCAGCCGGACAATACACGTGTACAATAACGGATGCTAACGGGTGTAATGCCACGCAGATATTTATGATCATAGAACCTCCCGCCATAACGTCGACGCTAAATGTTTTAAATGTGAGTTGTTTCGGTAATGCGGATGGTTCAGCTTCAATGGTCGTCAATGGCGGATCACCACCGTACAGTTACACATGGTCGCCGAGCGGAGGGCCCGGGCCAACTTCGAATGGATTGCCTGCAGGATCATACACAGTGACTGCAACCGATACGAGTGGTTGTGCTGCAATACAAACCTTCCAGGTGACGCAGCCAACACAACTTAACGTGACGATGACACCGGATTCCATTTGTCCCGGTGGAAATGCAACAGTGACTGCGAATGCAAATGGCGGCGTGGGTCCGTATTTCTATTCGTGGGCCGATGGTGGAAACGGATCATCACATTCGGTGAATCCTGTTGTTTCGACTACTTATACAGTTTCTGTAACGGATGCTAATGGTTGCATACAAACCGGAACTGCATCAGTGATCTTGAATTCTCCACCTATAGTTTCATTCACAACGAATGCAGTGAATGGAGTTTTCTCGCTCAGTGCAGGGAATCTCTGCGTGACCGATAATACAACAGGCGCTGTGCAGTGGTCGTGGAATTTCAATAATACAGATACATCCACTTCACAGAATCCGTGCATGGCGCTAACTGCTTCAAATGTCGGATCGTATTGCATTGCATTGACAGCGACAAATGCAGCAGGATGTACATCGAGCGACAGTACGTGCATTGAAGTGACGAATGTTTCTTACTCGATCCCGAATGTGTTCACCCCAAATGGCGACGGCAATAATGATCTCTGGTTCATCACGAATTCAGGAATGAAAACTGTGCATGTGGATATCTATGATCGCTGGGGCGCGCTCGTGTATGTGTGGGAAGGGCCTACCGGTGGATGGAACGGAATGGCGAAGAATGGAAAAGAAGCAACAGACGGTGTTTATTATTTCACTGCTCACATGATAGATGATACCGATAAGATCTACAATGAAAAAGGATTTATTCATCTGATCAGGGGAAATTAA
- a CDS encoding tetratricopeptide repeat protein — translation MKKIIFGITLLFSVSGAAQNNDSLLHIWNDHGRPDTVRLKANHALARSYVNTDPDTAIILLKRELDLATSIHNQKFESIALSTMGMAYYFKGNFDTSFIIYKRSVALDSAQHDKRGMASGINNIGNIFKMKGDYPSAIFYYQESMRIKDELKDVKGIATTLNNIGLIYKEQGDYDDALKNFEQSLHIQDSVKNKRGMANSLSNIGGIYQLEKKFSEALSYYEKCKLIEEELGDEESLAGTYNNIGGIYKDLGDPDNAEKNYRESLQLAEKTNSTIDLARIYSSLGILYNSRNDFINGKTFCMKAYDLAMEIGDPEVERDDCNCLSESFSGLHDYKSSLNYFIKYQDYKDSLVNDAHTKEITKTTLRYEFEKKAEADSILQADQIKLTDAQLQAKDARLQKEKYLRVSLILGISGLAFLIIFVFRRLRESEKQKKIIAKQKLLVEEKQTEILDSIIYAKKIQKALLKPEEHVSLHLPPHFIFFKPRNIVSGDFFWALEKEDYLYFCAADCTGHGVPGALLTMLGTAFLNEINATSRLLSPAEILEELRKKFISELDQHEHGSNYDGMDISLLRLNLRTKELTWSGANNPLYYIRGGELIEIKATKQPIGFMYEMTPFKDHCLHLEKDDIIYLFTDGFADQFGGEQGKKFRYSRLKETLLSLRNEPMSRQKILLKDILEKWKGNYEQVDDICLIGMKV, via the coding sequence GTGAAAAAAATAATTTTTGGTATCACTTTATTATTTTCGGTGAGCGGCGCGGCGCAGAATAATGATTCACTTCTTCATATCTGGAATGATCATGGCCGGCCCGACACAGTTCGGCTGAAAGCAAATCATGCTTTAGCGAGAAGTTATGTGAATACAGATCCTGATACTGCAATCATTCTTCTTAAAAGAGAACTGGATCTTGCCACTTCCATCCACAATCAGAAATTCGAAAGCATTGCCCTCAGTACAATGGGAATGGCTTATTATTTCAAAGGAAATTTCGACACCTCGTTTATCATTTACAAAAGATCAGTAGCGCTCGACAGCGCGCAACATGATAAAAGAGGAATGGCGTCGGGAATTAATAACATCGGGAATATTTTTAAAATGAAGGGAGATTACCCATCCGCAATTTTCTATTACCAGGAAAGTATGAGAATAAAAGATGAATTGAAAGATGTGAAAGGGATAGCGACCACGCTCAACAATATCGGGTTGATCTATAAAGAGCAGGGAGACTATGATGATGCTCTGAAAAATTTTGAGCAGAGTCTTCATATCCAGGATAGCGTTAAGAATAAGCGGGGAATGGCTAATTCACTCAGTAATATCGGTGGAATTTACCAACTCGAAAAAAAATTTTCAGAAGCGCTTTCCTATTATGAAAAATGTAAATTGATCGAGGAAGAACTCGGCGATGAAGAAAGTCTTGCCGGGACTTACAACAACATAGGTGGAATCTACAAAGATCTCGGTGATCCTGATAACGCCGAAAAAAATTACCGGGAGAGTCTGCAATTAGCAGAGAAAACAAACAGTACGATCGATCTTGCACGCATTTATTCTTCTCTCGGAATTCTTTATAACAGCCGAAATGATTTTATTAATGGAAAAACTTTTTGCATGAAAGCTTATGATCTTGCCATGGAAATAGGTGATCCGGAAGTGGAACGCGATGATTGCAATTGTCTTTCGGAATCTTTCAGCGGATTGCATGATTATAAATCATCGCTGAACTATTTCATCAAATACCAGGATTATAAGGATTCACTGGTAAATGATGCTCACACAAAAGAAATCACGAAGACCACACTCCGTTACGAGTTCGAGAAAAAAGCAGAAGCAGACAGCATCCTCCAAGCCGATCAGATCAAACTGACAGATGCGCAATTGCAGGCAAAAGACGCCCGGCTCCAAAAAGAAAAGTACCTACGCGTTTCCCTTATTCTCGGAATTTCCGGACTTGCTTTTCTTATCATTTTTGTTTTCCGCCGTTTGCGCGAATCGGAAAAACAGAAAAAAATAATTGCAAAACAAAAATTACTGGTCGAAGAAAAACAAACAGAGATTCTCGATTCCATTATCTACGCAAAAAAGATACAGAAAGCGTTGCTTAAACCAGAAGAGCATGTTTCACTTCATCTCCCACCCCATTTCATTTTTTTTAAACCGAGAAATATTGTGAGTGGTGATTTTTTCTGGGCACTGGAAAAAGAGGATTATCTCTATTTCTGCGCGGCCGATTGCACAGGCCACGGAGTTCCCGGTGCATTGCTCACCATGCTGGGTACTGCTTTTCTGAATGAGATCAACGCAACTTCCCGGCTTCTTTCTCCTGCGGAAATTCTTGAAGAACTCCGGAAAAAATTCATCAGTGAACTCGATCAGCACGAACACGGTTCGAATTACGACGGGATGGATATTTCACTCTTGCGGCTCAACCTTCGAACGAAAGAACTCACATGGTCAGGTGCCAATAATCCGCTCTATTACATTCGGGGAGGAGAATTGATTGAAATAAAAGCGACGAAGCAGCCGATCGGCTTCATGTATGAAATGACTCCCTTCAAGGATCATTGTCTTCATTTGGAAAAAGATGATATTATTTATCTTTTCACCGATGGTTTTGCCGACCAGTTCGGGGGCGAGCAGGGAAAAAAATTCAGGTATTCGCGGCTGAAAGAAACGCTGCTCTCTCTGCGCAATGAACCAATGTCGCGGCAGAAAATTTTACTGAAGGATATTCTCGAAAAATGGAAAGGTAATTACGAGCAGGTGGATGATATCTGTTTGATCGGGATGAAGGTATGA
- a CDS encoding deoxynucleoside kinase produces MHIAIAGNIGSGKTTLTTLLSKQFGWQAHYEDADENPYLSDFYEDMQRWSFNLQIYFLNSRFAQVQDIHKSGKNVIQDRTIYEDAHIFAPNLHAMGLMTTRDFENYFSLFKLMESLIAPPDLIIYLRASVPTLVANIQKRGRDYENAIRIDYLKRLNERYEAFISTYESGKLLVIDVDENKFHENPEHLGEIMNKISAEINGLF; encoded by the coding sequence ATGCATATTGCCATTGCCGGAAATATCGGTTCCGGAAAAACCACTCTCACGACCTTACTCTCCAAACAATTCGGATGGCAGGCGCATTACGAAGACGCTGATGAGAATCCTTACCTCAGCGATTTTTATGAAGACATGCAACGCTGGTCATTCAACCTTCAGATTTATTTCCTGAACAGCCGTTTTGCTCAGGTGCAGGATATTCACAAATCCGGAAAGAATGTGATACAAGACCGGACGATCTACGAAGACGCACATATTTTTGCCCCCAATCTTCATGCAATGGGACTGATGACGACCCGCGATTTTGAAAATTATTTTTCTCTTTTCAAATTAATGGAGTCACTCATTGCCCCACCCGATCTTATCATTTACCTGCGCGCATCCGTGCCCACACTCGTGGCGAACATACAGAAGCGCGGGCGCGATTATGAAAATGCAATTCGAATCGATTACCTGAAACGACTCAACGAACGTTACGAAGCTTTCATTTCTACTTATGAATCAGGAAAGCTACTCGTGATAGATGTAGATGAAAATAAATTCCACGAGAATCCCGAACATCTTGGCGAGATCATGAATAAGATCAGTGCGGAGATCAACGGATTGTTTTAA
- a CDS encoding ABC transporter permease, protein MDNSGNNRSYSLASFAWHRLRRNKLAMTGITIIVIAILVSILGYSITPDSSPDADTHVDEIGINRPGFKVLMIRLRKNAESEDKSFFSWMFTGKKNDYEYHAIKRYWFSGNNIYYEEYTGDTTMGKIIPYNLADAVYAINQAFPILDDSINGTDDFYAYGEVRKIHKTVKELQAEVKDNIFEKRFLLGTDHFGRDLLSRLMIGTRISLFVGLVSVAISLLIGILLGAISGFFRGWVDDVIMWIINVVWSIPTLLLVIGITLLFRTGIFPIFVAVGLTMWVETARVVRGQILSVREKEFVEAGRALGFRNARIIMRHILPNVMGPVIVISANNFASAILIEAGLSYLGIGVTRPTPSWGVMISEYKGYILTGDAYLAVLPGLAIMFVVLAFTLLGYGLRDAIDTKLQGEDRIMT, encoded by the coding sequence ATGGATAACAGCGGCAATAACCGATCTTATTCACTCGCCTCATTCGCGTGGCATCGTCTCCGGAGAAATAAGCTTGCTATGACCGGCATTACGATCATCGTAATTGCTATTCTTGTTTCTATTCTCGGTTACAGCATTACACCCGATTCAAGCCCTGATGCTGATACACACGTAGACGAGATCGGTATTAATCGCCCCGGTTTCAAAGTGCTGATGATTCGATTGAGAAAAAATGCGGAGTCTGAAGACAAAAGTTTTTTTTCCTGGATGTTCACCGGTAAAAAAAATGATTACGAATACCATGCGATAAAACGCTATTGGTTTTCCGGGAATAATATTTATTATGAAGAATATACAGGTGATACCACGATGGGAAAGATTATTCCCTACAATCTTGCTGATGCGGTGTACGCCATCAATCAGGCATTTCCCATTTTAGATGATAGTATCAATGGCACCGATGATTTTTATGCTTACGGTGAAGTGCGCAAGATCCACAAAACGGTAAAGGAATTGCAGGCAGAAGTGAAGGATAATATTTTTGAAAAAAGATTTTTACTCGGCACAGATCATTTCGGCAGAGATCTGCTCAGCAGGTTGATGATAGGAACGAGAATATCACTTTTTGTCGGATTGGTTTCCGTTGCTATTTCTCTTCTTATCGGAATTCTGCTGGGTGCTATCTCCGGTTTTTTCCGCGGATGGGTGGACGATGTGATCATGTGGATCATCAACGTGGTCTGGTCGATTCCAACTTTGCTTCTCGTGATCGGAATTACACTTTTATTCCGCACCGGTATCTTTCCGATCTTCGTTGCCGTTGGTTTGACGATGTGGGTGGAAACTGCACGTGTTGTGCGCGGACAAATTCTCAGTGTGCGCGAAAAAGAATTCGTAGAAGCAGGACGAGCGCTCGGATTCAGGAATGCACGCATAATCATGCGGCACATTCTTCCAAATGTAATGGGGCCGGTGATCGTTATCTCTGCCAATAATTTTGCTTCTGCCATTCTTATCGAAGCAGGATTGAGTTATCTCGGTATTGGCGTTACACGTCCAACTCCATCATGGGGTGTGATGATCAGCGAATACAAAGGTTACATTCTTACCGGTGATGCTTATCTCGCGGTATTGCCCGGACTCGCGATTATGTTCGTCGTGCTTGCTTTTACACTGCTCGGTTACGGTTTGCGCGATGCCATCGATACGAAATTGCAGGGAGAAGACCGGATTATGACTTAG
- a CDS encoding glycosyltransferase: MKDILSAIISLLLAAYSMRLLVPAIRFFFRKNFRRTENENHFISIVVAARNEETNIGKLISSIMQLEYPSDKFEIIIVDDHSDDETVQRVEDMISDEMNFKILRAGANENGKKAALTKGISEAKGEIIATTDADCSLPTQWLQEISSAFSNEELQLFVGPVIYARKNFLSYFFQNEQLAIQVFAGGSPMNDPMFASGANLAYRRKIFFKTGGYANDKYVSGDDMMLLYRVKKKYPAGCRFLHSRASIVHTLAPANWKEAIQQRSRWLSKMKGMKNTALRFTALVVFFSNLIVPAFLFIAVYQSHALFPLGIAALYKMTVDVLLLSLSVPFFGERIVFLTFIPAEIIYPFVSIIAIAMSVRKKMKWKKRVWNN; this comes from the coding sequence ATGAAAGATATTCTCAGCGCGATTATTTCATTGCTCCTTGCTGCTTATTCCATGCGCCTTCTTGTACCCGCGATCCGTTTTTTTTTCCGGAAAAATTTCAGGCGCACTGAAAATGAAAATCATTTTATTTCCATAGTGGTTGCGGCGAGAAATGAAGAGACCAATATCGGTAAACTCATTTCTTCCATCATGCAACTTGAATATCCTTCAGATAAATTTGAGATTATTATTGTTGATGATCATTCGGACGATGAAACGGTGCAGCGGGTGGAAGATATGATCAGCGATGAAATGAATTTTAAAATTCTGCGCGCAGGTGCAAATGAGAATGGGAAAAAAGCTGCCCTTACAAAAGGAATTTCCGAAGCGAAAGGAGAGATCATTGCCACTACCGACGCTGATTGTAGTTTGCCCACTCAATGGCTGCAGGAAATTTCCAGTGCATTCTCCAATGAAGAATTGCAATTATTTGTCGGTCCCGTAATATATGCGAGAAAAAATTTTCTCTCTTATTTTTTTCAGAACGAACAGTTGGCGATCCAGGTTTTTGCAGGAGGATCCCCCATGAATGATCCGATGTTTGCCAGCGGAGCTAATCTTGCCTACAGAAGAAAAATATTTTTTAAAACCGGCGGATATGCAAACGATAAATATGTTTCGGGGGACGACATGATGCTGCTCTACAGAGTGAAAAAAAAATATCCGGCCGGCTGCAGGTTTCTTCATTCGCGCGCATCCATAGTGCATACGCTCGCGCCCGCGAACTGGAAAGAAGCGATACAGCAACGTTCCCGGTGGCTTTCGAAAATGAAGGGAATGAAAAACACCGCACTAAGGTTTACTGCGCTCGTCGTATTCTTCTCTAACCTTATCGTCCCCGCATTTTTATTCATCGCAGTTTACCAGTCCCACGCACTTTTTCCATTGGGAATCGCAGCTTTGTACAAGATGACGGTTGACGTTTTGTTGCTATCTTTATCCGTTCCGTTTTTCGGGGAACGAATTGTTTTTTTAACCTTCATTCCTGCAGAGATCATTTATCCTTTCGTCAGTATCATTGCCATCGCAATGAGTGTTCGGAAAAAAATGAAATGGAAAAAAAGAGTTTGGAATAATTGA
- the ruvC gene encoding crossover junction endodeoxyribonuclease RuvC → MEIKKNKDKIILGIDPGTNIMGFGVIHLTGKKMLLLEMGVIRMEKIKDPATKLKMIFSETEKIISRHLPDEFAIEAPFFGKNVQSMLKLGRAQGVAIAAALSKNIPVREYSPKKIKQSITGNGNASKEQVAAMLKTLLSFRETPEFLDATDALAAAVCHHFQNNGNGNLEKKVSGWKNFLTENPSRLIGKKK, encoded by the coding sequence ATGGAAATAAAGAAGAACAAGGATAAGATCATTCTCGGGATAGATCCCGGAACAAATATTATGGGGTTCGGTGTGATACATCTTACCGGGAAAAAAATGCTCCTGCTTGAAATGGGTGTTATCCGGATGGAAAAAATCAAAGATCCGGCAACCAAATTAAAGATGATCTTCTCGGAAACCGAGAAAATAATTTCGAGGCACCTCCCGGATGAATTTGCAATCGAAGCTCCGTTCTTCGGAAAGAATGTTCAGTCGATGCTCAAATTGGGTCGCGCGCAGGGCGTAGCGATCGCAGCTGCATTATCGAAAAATATTCCTGTTCGTGAATACAGCCCGAAAAAAATAAAACAATCGATCACCGGGAATGGAAATGCGTCGAAAGAACAGGTAGCTGCAATGCTTAAAACTTTATTATCATTTCGTGAGACACCCGAATTCCTCGATGCTACTGATGCATTAGCTGCGGCGGTTTGCCATCATTTTCAGAATAACGGAAATGGAAATCTTGAAAAAAAAGTCAGCGGATGGAAAAATTTTCTGACTGAAAATCCATCGCGACTTATCGGGAAGAAAAAGTGA
- a CDS encoding HIT family protein produces MPSIFSKIIAGEIRCHKIGETTNCFAFLDVFPLVEGHVLVVPKKEVDYLFDLDDELLAEINLFSKKIAKAIEKVISCKRIGVAVIGLEVPHAHIHLVPLNNISDINFSRTKLKPSAEELAAVAEKIRAALQE; encoded by the coding sequence ATGCCCAGTATTTTTTCGAAGATCATTGCAGGAGAAATTAGATGTCACAAGATCGGTGAAACAACTAATTGCTTTGCTTTCCTCGATGTGTTTCCACTCGTTGAAGGACATGTGCTCGTTGTTCCAAAAAAAGAAGTGGATTACCTTTTCGATCTCGATGATGAATTACTTGCAGAAATAAATCTGTTCTCAAAAAAGATCGCCAAAGCGATTGAAAAAGTAATTTCCTGCAAACGCATTGGCGTGGCAGTTATCGGGCTTGAAGTTCCTCACGCACACATTCACCTTGTACCCCTCAATAATATTTCTGATATTAATTTTTCCCGGACTAAACTCAAACCTTCTGCTGAAGAACTCGCTGCTGTTGCCGAAAAGATCCGCGCTGCTTTGCAGGAATGA
- the greA gene encoding transcription elongation factor GreA, whose amino-acid sequence MSQITYVTEEGLKKLHEELLFLKTKERASISRQIAEARDKGDLSENAEYDAAKDAQGLLELKISKLEEMVSNARVVDASQLDLSKVLILCKVTIRNTKNGQKMTYTLVPENEADLKSGKLSINSPISKGLLGKKVGDIADVVVPSGKMQFQIVDISR is encoded by the coding sequence ATGTCCCAGATTACTTATGTAACCGAAGAGGGCCTCAAAAAATTACACGAAGAACTTCTCTTTCTTAAAACCAAGGAAAGGGCCAGTATTTCGCGCCAGATCGCAGAAGCCCGCGATAAGGGTGATCTCTCCGAAAATGCCGAGTACGACGCAGCTAAAGATGCACAGGGCTTATTAGAACTGAAAATTTCAAAGCTGGAAGAAATGGTCAGTAATGCACGCGTGGTTGATGCGTCACAACTCGATCTTTCTAAAGTTCTTATTCTTTGCAAAGTCACGATCAGGAATACAAAGAACGGCCAGAAAATGACCTATACGCTTGTTCCCGAAAATGAAGCGGATCTCAAATCAGGAAAGCTCTCTATCAATTCCCCTATTTCGAAAGGATTGCTGGGAAAAAAAGTGGGCGACATTGCTGATGTGGTTGTTCCTTCAGGTAAGATGCAGTTTCAGATCGTAGATATTTCCCGCTGA
- a CDS encoding PorV/PorQ family protein yields the protein MKTSNKSIIIILTAGLLFACTENAFAGNKDRAGQAGAQELLINPYARTSGWAGSNSASVRGLEAMYLNVGGTAFTQKTELLFAHTNWLGGTGIGINSFGFTQRVGTTGAIGLGVMSMDFGDIMITTTDLPEGGIGTFHPTYTNIGLSYAKGFSEHIFGGVVVKAISESIADVAARGVALDAGIQYVTGKYDQLHFGISLKNVGPRMRFSGDGLSFKGTSPNGNYAMTLEQRSADFDLPTCLNIGASYDFYFSNDSLSMKNHKITVAGTFVSNSFSKDQFNTGVQYTWKSMLMVRAGYYYEQGITSTTDRTTAFTGPTAGATFEVPFGKKGSTFAIDYSYRFTNPFSGVHSFGARLNL from the coding sequence ATGAAAACATCAAATAAATCGATCATCATAATTCTCACAGCAGGATTGCTTTTCGCTTGCACTGAAAATGCATTCGCGGGGAATAAGGATCGCGCCGGCCAGGCAGGTGCACAGGAATTGCTCATCAATCCTTACGCAAGGACTTCCGGATGGGCAGGATCCAATTCTGCTTCTGTACGCGGGCTTGAAGCGATGTATCTGAACGTTGGAGGAACAGCTTTCACTCAGAAAACAGAACTTCTTTTCGCCCATACAAATTGGCTGGGAGGAACCGGCATTGGTATCAATTCTTTCGGATTTACACAAAGAGTTGGAACTACCGGTGCTATCGGTCTTGGTGTTATGTCAATGGATTTCGGTGACATCATGATCACTACAACTGATCTTCCTGAAGGTGGTATTGGAACTTTTCATCCAACCTATACCAATATTGGTTTGTCATACGCGAAAGGATTTTCAGAGCATATTTTTGGTGGTGTTGTGGTGAAAGCGATTTCAGAATCTATAGCAGACGTTGCAGCAAGAGGTGTGGCCCTTGATGCCGGAATTCAATACGTAACTGGGAAATATGATCAGTTGCATTTTGGAATCTCATTGAAAAATGTTGGGCCACGGATGCGTTTCTCCGGCGATGGACTTTCGTTCAAAGGAACTTCGCCCAATGGAAATTATGCAATGACGCTCGAGCAGCGTTCGGCGGATTTTGATCTTCCGACTTGTCTGAACATCGGAGCATCTTATGATTTCTATTTTTCAAACGACAGTTTGAGCATGAAAAATCACAAGATCACCGTTGCCGGAACATTTGTTTCGAATTCATTTTCAAAAGACCAGTTCAATACAGGTGTCCAGTATACCTGGAAATCTATGTTGATGGTTCGCGCGGGTTATTACTATGAGCAAGGCATTACTTCAACAACAGATCGTACAACTGCTTTCACGGGACCTACAGCAGGCGCAACTTTTGAAGTTCCTTTCGGAAAAAAAGGATCGACTTTCGCGATCGATTATTCTTATCGCTTTACAAATCCTTTCAGTGGTGTTCACTCGTTTGGAGCGCGACTCAACCTCTGA